CAGTTTTTCCCCAGATCCATGTCGAATAATGCGTTGGCCATGGCGCCATAGACTTTCTGACCGCCACTTGTAACCGGAGAACCATGGTTGCTGCGATAATAACCGAGATTGCTGTCCCGATAATTGCCTTCAACCTCAACGCGGAACCCATTGCCGAAGCCCCAACCGACTGAGCCCAGCCCTGCCGCCCCGACATCATATTTATCGCGTCCGACCGGGAAACTGGGAGAGCTGCGATTAACCTGATCCTGGTTGAAAGTCGCACCGCCCTCACCGTTAATATAGAGCCCGGTCACAGGTTGGGCCTTTGCAACGCAGATTGTCCCGACGGAAAAAATCAGGCCGAGCGCCGAACCTGCCAGGCGATGGCGACGCGGCATGTCAGCGCGTTTCCCGCGGGCGCGCGATGGAGTTTTAACGGCGCATGACCCGTTTAGCTTATCGTGTCGGGTCCGGGTTGCCATCGCATGTTCTCCGTGCTCGGTGATCACCCCGGCCTTTGGGGGATCATTGTTGTGTTAAAAGACGCAGCGCGCCCAAAGGTTCGCATCATGGTGAAGGGTCACGAACCCTGTATCATGATCCGGATTAAGGGAAACTTTCCCCGCCATGCAGCGGGTATCAGCCTTGTCCCCCGCCATATGTCAGTCGGATGATCCATGCCGGGTTGTCAGCTCTTTTTCAATCGGGTCAGAAACAGCAGAGGTTTCAAGCTCCAATATCCAGAGATCCGGATCATATTTCTCCTGACGGATAAAGAACGAGTCAAGATCACCCTGGCTCGCCATAGGCAGGCGCTCCCAACCATCTGAGAGTGCGCGTTCCCTCAATACCGCAATGTCTCGGTTTCTGTCGATCAATATGATGTACGGCGTGCCGGCATCAATATCACCTTTTTTGACAATTGTTGCGATATTGCCGCGCTGCGCCTGCTGTCGTATCAGGGCGCGAATCCAGAATTCTGTTTTCAATCTCATGTGATCTGTCAGGGAAGCTGAGTATTCGGCGCGTCAATATCGGGTATCGCCCGTAACGCTGCTTTGTAAAGAAGGGGATGCGTGACAATGGATCTGGCAACATCCAGATCGGCCTCTGTTCCCAAGGCCGCGGGGCATTGACGCCGGATTTCGAGGATGCGGGGCACGGGGACGGGATAGCGTAAATCCCGTGAAACGCGGATGAGACTTTCATTCAGTAAGTGGCCGGTTTGAAGAGCCGATAATTGCTCCTGCAGATAGGCGCTGCCACGTGAGGTGCAGATCTGAGGGATGATGCCCACGCCTTGAAGGGGCCAACCTAAAGGGGCGAGCAC
This genomic stretch from Candidatus Kirkpatrickella diaphorinae harbors:
- a CDS encoding DUF1491 family protein, which produces MRLKTEFWIRALIRQQAQRGNIATIVKKGDIDAGTPYIILIDRNRDIAVLRERALSDGWERLPMASQGDLDSFFIRQEKYDPDLWILELETSAVSDPIEKELTTRHGSSD